TTTCATTTGCTGTTTCACGCTGCTCCGGAGGACGCCGCGACCTGGGAGCGCATCGCGCTTGTTTCGGACACTATCACCCGAGAGGCGCTGCGCATGGGCGGGACCTGCACGGGCGAGCACGGCGTGGGTATCCGCAAACGCAAGTACCTGCGAGACGAGCACGGTGAGGCGCTCGACGCGATGCGTGAAATCAAAAGCCTGTTCGATCCTTATGGCCTGCTCAATCCTGGCAAGATCTTCGAAGAGTAACACCGGGTTGCGTGGACGACGGAACGAAGCAGGCAAAACGAAGCAGGCAAGGCCGAACCCGGTGGGTGCCCTCAGCGACGAGGTTGCCGCACTGCAGGAGCACTGAGTATGTTCTCAGGTGCTCCGAAACGGGCGCAGGTCCGCATCAGCGAACTTCACGCCTCAAAGAACTTTGGGCAATTCCTGCAGGTACTTCACGTCGATGCCCGGCTCGCCCTGCCGGAAAGCGCTCAGAAAGCAGCTCAGCTGACCGCCGGCACGCTCGACGAGCCGGGCCATGGCGAGGCTGGTGCCGCCCGTCGACACGACGTCGGTGAGGATGACGACCCGACGACCGCGCAGGCGCGCCGCGTGCCGTCCGTCGAGCCACAGTGTCTCGTTCACACCCAAGGTCATGCTCTGGACTTCCTGGATAAGAGGATCGCGCAGGTAGGTGCGGCGT
The Deinococcus peraridilitoris DSM 19664 genome window above contains:
- a CDS encoding phosphoribosyltransferase family protein, yielding MTANSFTVTVGRVSRELPTIEVGEMGRVPLVEFLGDVEFTNAVADELRALVPEDAEMLMSVSTTCIPLTHALSERTGLPYVIVRKKRRTYLRDPLIQEVQSMTLGVNETLWLDGRHAARLRGRRVVILTDVVSTGGTSLAMARLVERAGGQLSCFLSAFRQGEPGIDVKYLQELPKVL